From a single Lolium rigidum isolate FL_2022 chromosome 7, APGP_CSIRO_Lrig_0.1, whole genome shotgun sequence genomic region:
- the LOC124676067 gene encoding pentatricopeptide repeat-containing protein At3g63370, chloroplastic, with amino-acid sequence MSVRLQRASMATTAVLPLPPIPYNRLSRTPPAISSPDHNSLKQLCKEGNLRQALRLLTARATPGRPPPQDHYGMVLDLVAAKKAATQGVQLHAHAVATGSLDGDDGFLATKLLFMYGKCGRVADARRLFDGMSGRTVFSWNALIGAYLSSGSAGEALGVYQAMRQSATLGAVPDGCTLASVLKACGVAGDWRCGCEVHGLAVKNGLDGSTLVANALIAMYARCNMLDSAVRVFEWLHGGRDVASWNSLISGCLQNGMFLKALDLFRGMQRAGLSMNSYTTVGMLQVCAELAQLNLGRELHAALLKSGSEVSIQSNALLVMYSRCGRVDSARRVFREIDEKDYISWNSMLSCYVQNGSYVEAVKFLGEMLEGGFQPDHACIVSLCSAVGHLGWLINGREVHAYAIKQRLDTDTQVGNTFLDMYMKCRCLEYSVRIFDRMRIKDHISWTTVITCYAQSSQHLKALEKFREALKEGIKVDAMLMGSILEASSGLKNILLAKQLHCYAIRHGLLDLVQKNRMIDMYGECGEVYHSLKMFDTVEERDIVTWTSMINSYTSNGLLNEAVALFAELQTDIQPDSVALVSIIGAIADLSSLAKGKEVHGFLIRNNFRMEGAMVSSLVDMYSGCGSMSNALRLFDATKCKDVVLWTAIINAAGMHGHGKQALDLFKRMLQTGVAPDHISFLALLYACSHSKLVDEGKCYLDMMRSIYRLEPWQEHYACVVDLLGRSGQTEDAYEFIKSMPSEPKSVVWCALLGACRVHRNHELAVVAANKLLELEPDNPGNYVLVSNVYAEMGKWNSAKEVRARISERGLRKDPACSWIEIRNKVHTFTARDHSHRDAERIHLKLAEITEKLRKEGGYIEDTRFVLHDVSEEEKIDVLHRHSERLAIAFGLISTHPGTPLRIAKNLRVCGDCHEFTKLVSKLFEREIVVRDANRFHHFRGGSCSCGDFW; translated from the coding sequence ATGAGCGTTCGGCTCCAAAGAGCCTCCATGGCTACCACCGCCGTGCTCCCGCTCCCACCAATTCCCTACAACAGGCTCTCACGCACTCCACCCGCCATCTCGTCTCCTGACCACAACTCCTTGAAGCAGCTATGCAAGGAAGGCAACCTGCGGCAAGCCCTCCGTCTGCTCACTGCCCGGGCGACGCCGGGACGCCCCCCTCCCCAGGACCACTACGGCATGGTCCTCGACCTCGTCGCGGCCAAGAAGGCGGCGACGCAGGGCGTCCAGCTCCACGCGCATGCCGTGGCCACAGGTTCTTTGGATGGCGACGACGGGTTCCTCGCGACCAAGCTGCTCTTCATGTATGGCAAGTGCGGGCGGGTCGCGGACGCCCGTCGCCTGTTCGATGGAATGTCTGGACGAACAGTCTTCTCTTGGAACGCGCTTATCGGGGCGTACCTTTCTTCTGGGAGCGCTGGTGAAGCCTTGGGAGTGTACCAGGCGATGCGGCAGTCTGCAACGTTGGGTGCAGTGCCTGATGGGTGCACACTCGCATCAGTGCTCAAGGCGTGTGGGGTGGCAGGGGATTGGCGCTGTGGGTGCGAGGTGCACGGGCTGGCCGTGAAGAACGGGCTTGATGGGAGCACCCTCGTGGCCAATGCGCTCATCGCCATGTATGCCAGGTGCAACATGCTAGATTCTGCGGTGCGGGTGTTTGAGTGGCTGCACGGCGGGAGGGATGTCGCGTCATGGAATTCATTGATATCAGGTTGTCTGCAgaatgggatgttcttgaaagctCTGGACTTGTTCCGAGGGATGCAGAGGGCTGGTTTAAGTATGAATTCTTACACAACCGTTGGGATGCTACAGGTGTGTGCAGAGCTCGCTCAGCTGAATCTTGGCAGGGAGCTACATGCAGCACTTCTGAAGTCTGGAAGCGAGGTTAGTATCCAGTCCAATGCTTTGCTTGTTATGTACTCTAGGTGTGGCCGTGTGGATAGTGCTCGAAGAGTATTCCGTGAGATTGATGAGAAGGACTACATATCATGGAACTCGATGCTGTCCTGTTATGTCCAAAATGGTTCATATGTTGAGGCTGTCAAATTTCTTGGAGAAATGCTTGAAGGTGGATTTCAGCCGGACCATGCATGTATTGTGAGCTTGTGTTCTGCAGTGGGTCACTTGGGTTGGTTAATCAATGGCAGAGAGGTTCATGCATATGCTATAAAGCAGAGGCTCGATACTGATACACAGGTTGGAAATACATTCTTGGATATGTACATGAAGTGTCGCTGCCTAGAGTACTCTGTCCGCATATTTGACAGGATGAGGATTAAAGACCACATATCATGGACTACAGTTATTACCTGTTATGCTCAGAGTTCTCAGCATCTTAAGGCACTGGAGAAATTTAGAGAAGCACTGAAAGAGGGGATCAAGGTGGATGCTATGTTGATGGGAAGCATCTTAGAAGCATCCAGTGGTTTGAAAAACATTTTGCTGGCAAAGCAACTGCattgttatgctattagacatggcTTGCTTGATTTGGTACAGAAGAACAGAATGATAGATATGTATGGGGAATGTGGAGAGGTTTACCATTCACTTAAAATGTTTGATACAGTAGAGGAAAGGGACATTGTGACTTGGACTAGTATGATAAACAGTTACACAAGCAACGGGCTGTTAAATGAAGCTGTTGCCCTGTTCGCAGAATTGCAAACAGATATTCAGCCTGATTCTGTAGCACTAGTAAGTATTATTGGGGCTATAGCTGATCTGTCATCCTTGGCAAAAGGAAAGGAAGTTCATGGCTTTCTCATCAGAAATAATTTTCGTATGGAAGGTGCCATGGTTAGTTCCCTCGTAGACATGTATTCTGGTTGCGGAAGCATGAGCAATGCTCTCAGACTATTCGATGCCACGAAATGTAAAGACGTGGTTCTCTGGACAGCGATTATTAATGCTGCTGGGATGCATGGTCATGGCAAGCAAGCTCTAGACCTTTTCAAGAGAATGCTACAAACTGGTGTTGCTCCTGATCATATCTCATTTCTTGCCCTGCTGTATGCTTGCAGTCATTCTAAGCTTGTCGATGAGGGAAAATGTTATCTGGATATGATGAGGAGCATCTACAGGCTAGAACCATGGCAGGAACATTATGCCTGTGTGGTTGATCTTCTTGGCCGCTCAGGCCAGACCGAGGATGCCTATGAGTTCATCAAGTCTATGCCTTCAGAACCAAAATCGGTGGTGTGGTGTGCCCTCCTTGGGGCATGTCGTGTGCACAGGAACCACGAACTTGCTGTGGTTGCAGCCAATAAGCTTCTTGAGCTGGAACCAGATAACCCAGGCAATTATGTCCTTGTGTCAAATGTTTACGCTGAGATGGGTAAGTGGAACAGTGCTAAGGAGGTCAGAGCCAGGATTTCAGAACGTGGGTTGAGGAAAGATCCGGCGTGCAGCTGGATTGAGATCAGAAACAAAGTCCACACTTTCACCGCAAGAGATCATTCGCACAGAGACGCGGAGAGAATCCATCTCAAACTAGCCGAAATAACGGAAAAACTGAGAAAAGAAGGCGGGTACATTGAGGATACAAGGTTTGTCCTGCATGACGTTAGTGAAGAAGAGAAGATAGATGTGTTGCACAGACACAGTGAGAGGCTCGCAATCGCATTTGGTTTGATCAGCACCCATCCAGGTACGCCTCTAAGAATCGCCAAGAACCTAAGAGTGTGTGGCGACTGCCATGAGTTCACCAAACTAGTGTCGAAGCTCTTCGAAAGAGAAATCGTGGTCCGAGACGCCAACAGATTCCACCATTTCAGAGGAGGATCTTGTTCTTGTGGTGACTTCTGGTGA